In one window of Pseudoalteromonas sp. GCY DNA:
- a CDS encoding DUF3019 domain-containing protein: MNFRLYLIIIIIFSAPSRALTKPNNGINLEIKPITCMVKQAGQRCEMTAKIAWQSPSKMNLCLFQEKQKLQCWEQAKEAKSTQIIQLSKSMLFTLKDAKNNVVAKQNIEVHTSVNQQYRRKLRSDWSVF, translated from the coding sequence ATGAATTTTAGGTTGTACTTAATCATAATTATAATTTTCAGCGCACCAAGTAGAGCTTTAACCAAACCCAACAATGGCATTAATTTAGAAATAAAACCGATTACATGTATGGTGAAACAAGCAGGGCAACGCTGTGAAATGACGGCAAAAATTGCTTGGCAATCGCCCTCTAAAATGAACCTATGTTTATTTCAGGAAAAACAAAAATTACAATGCTGGGAGCAGGCCAAGGAGGCAAAATCAACACAAATTATCCAACTCTCAAAGTCCATGCTCTTTACCCTAAAAGATGCTAAAAATAACGTTGTTGCAAAACAAAATATTGAAGTACACACAAGCGTCAACCAACAATATAGACGCAAACTCAGAAGCGATTGGAGTGTGTTTTAA